A region from the Flavobacterium enshiense genome encodes:
- a CDS encoding SRPBCC domain-containing protein — protein sequence MKKLQFKVKINAPVIKVYDVMLGISNKSNYEQWTALFNPTSTYEGFWYKGNKMLFIGTDEKGEKGGMVSEIAENIPNKFISIKHIGILVAGKEMTEGPEVEKWAGGFENYTFEENNGTTTITVELDSTEDFLDYMNETYPKALDKLKEICEQ from the coding sequence ATGAAAAAACTTCAATTCAAAGTAAAAATTAATGCACCTGTAATTAAGGTTTATGATGTTATGCTTGGCATTAGCAATAAATCAAATTATGAACAGTGGACTGCCCTCTTTAACCCGACATCCACTTATGAAGGATTTTGGTACAAGGGCAACAAAATGCTCTTTATCGGGACAGATGAAAAAGGTGAAAAAGGAGGAATGGTTTCTGAAATAGCAGAAAACATTCCCAATAAATTTATATCCATCAAACACATCGGGATTTTAGTTGCAGGTAAAGAGATGACCGAAGGCCCTGAAGTTGAAAAATGGGCGGGAGGTTTTGAAAACTATACCTTCGAAGAAAACAATGGGACTACAACCATTACTGTTGAGTTAGACTCCACAGAAGACTTTTTAGATTATATGAACGAGACCTACCCAAAAGCGCTCGACAAGCTGAAAGAAATATGTGAACAATAG
- a CDS encoding VOC family protein, which translates to MDNVGIVVESLDETISFFLELGLELEGRAMIEGEWAGRVTGLGNQSVEIAMMVTPDGNSRLELSRFINPKVIEDHRNAPVNALGYLRVMFAVANIDDTLERLYKRGAQLVEEVVQYQDAYRLCYIRGPEGILIGLAEPLK; encoded by the coding sequence ATGGACAATGTCGGAATTGTGGTAGAATCTCTCGACGAAACTATTTCTTTTTTCCTTGAACTCGGCCTGGAGCTGGAAGGAAGAGCAATGATTGAGGGCGAATGGGCTGGCCGTGTTACGGGACTTGGCAATCAATCCGTAGAAATTGCCATGATGGTTACACCAGACGGAAACAGTCGGCTGGAGTTATCGAGATTCATTAATCCGAAAGTAATAGAAGATCATCGCAATGCTCCGGTAAATGCCCTAGGCTATTTACGCGTTATGTTTGCGGTTGCCAACATAGACGATACGCTCGAAAGACTTTACAAACGCGGCGCACAACTTGTCGAAGAAGTAGTACAATACCAAGACGCTTACAGACTTTGTTACATTCGTGGACCTGAAGGGATTTTAATCGGACTTGCTGAACCACTTAAATAA
- a CDS encoding DinB family protein, which yields MKYLLTFFALLLTSTAFCQGQFQKESVGSLTYVSGHVMQLAKAIPAEKYSYSPGKGVRSVAEVCSHIISSNYFFASKLGAKIPADVKMETLEKDLKTKDAIEKELRRSYDVIIETIKNTKDGALANKIVFPFPGDFTNMSAILIVLGHSNEHLGQLIAYARVNGITPPWSE from the coding sequence ATGAAATATCTACTTACATTTTTCGCGCTTTTGCTTACGTCAACAGCATTTTGCCAGGGCCAGTTTCAGAAAGAATCTGTAGGCTCCCTTACTTATGTATCTGGACATGTAATGCAACTTGCAAAGGCTATTCCGGCTGAAAAATATTCTTATTCACCTGGAAAAGGGGTTCGGTCTGTTGCCGAGGTCTGCAGCCATATTATTTCATCGAATTATTTTTTTGCATCGAAGCTAGGTGCTAAAATCCCTGCAGATGTGAAAATGGAAACGCTTGAAAAAGACCTCAAAACAAAAGACGCTATTGAAAAGGAATTGAGACGATCCTATGATGTAATAATCGAAACGATCAAAAATACTAAGGATGGTGCTTTGGCGAATAAGATCGTGTTTCCATTCCCCGGTGATTTTACCAACATGAGTGCAATTTTGATTGTTCTGGGGCACTCAAATGAACATCTCGGACAATTAATTGCTTATGCTCGAGTGAACGGAATAACACCGCCCTGGAGCGAATAA
- a CDS encoding TlpA family protein disulfide reductase, translated as MQKIVKLTAGICLLLILWFLFSRFYASKTIPDFEYSTTNGRTFTREDLMENKKTVFIYYTTDCSDCSIINEYLDFFKSREKDVTYVLVAKGRDVVQLISFFDMKKMTNFKGHLLLDADDDFPSDFSLGISISYPVVKAYDKNGKLLDAIKELEGIRKI; from the coding sequence ATGCAAAAAATAGTTAAACTCACTGCAGGCATATGTCTTTTACTGATCCTCTGGTTTCTTTTCAGTCGATTCTACGCTTCTAAAACAATTCCCGATTTTGAGTATTCAACCACTAACGGAAGAACTTTTACCCGTGAGGATTTGATGGAAAACAAGAAAACGGTATTTATATATTACACGACAGATTGTTCAGATTGCAGTATAATTAATGAATATTTGGATTTTTTTAAATCCAGAGAGAAAGACGTTACTTATGTGCTGGTTGCAAAAGGCAGAGATGTAGTACAGCTTATTTCTTTTTTTGATATGAAAAAGATGACCAATTTCAAAGGGCATCTTTTGTTGGATGCTGACGATGATTTTCCTTCTGATTTTTCATTAGGTATTTCCATTTCGTATCCGGTTGTTAAAGCATATGACAAAAATGGCAAGCTGTTAGATGCCATAAAAGAACTTGAAGGCATCCGTAAAATATAG
- a CDS encoding SDR family NAD(P)-dependent oxidoreductase produces the protein MTNTQENVIWITGASSGIGKSMVFEWARLGYKVALSSRRKELLDKVADEIRHSGGEALVIPCDIMEETAIENAVQQIIKTWGRLDVVIANAGFGVFGNMEKLTAKDWNRQLQGNVTGLALTVKYALPHLKKNNGRIGLVGSVGAYLPNPNLGAYGASKAAVHSIGQTLQVELMGTGVSCTTLHPGFVVSEIARIDNDGVWHPERPDPRPSNLLWPTDKAAKVMVNAILKRKRNYVFTGHGKAFVWVQQWFPGLMRFIISKSPKPDA, from the coding sequence ATGACAAATACACAAGAAAATGTAATATGGATAACTGGTGCTTCATCTGGCATTGGCAAATCAATGGTCTTTGAATGGGCAAGATTAGGATATAAAGTTGCTCTTTCCTCCAGACGTAAAGAACTATTGGATAAAGTGGCAGACGAGATTAGGCATTCAGGCGGGGAAGCATTGGTAATACCGTGTGATATAATGGAAGAAACCGCTATTGAAAATGCAGTCCAACAAATCATTAAAACCTGGGGGCGTTTGGATGTAGTTATAGCTAATGCCGGTTTTGGTGTTTTTGGAAATATGGAAAAGCTAACAGCCAAAGATTGGAACAGACAATTACAAGGCAATGTCACAGGCTTAGCCTTAACGGTTAAATATGCCTTGCCACATTTAAAGAAAAACAATGGCAGGATTGGGTTAGTGGGCAGTGTAGGTGCATATCTTCCTAATCCTAATTTGGGCGCATACGGTGCTTCAAAAGCTGCCGTACACTCAATTGGTCAGACTTTACAAGTTGAATTAATGGGTACAGGTGTGAGTTGTACTACGTTGCATCCCGGATTTGTGGTTTCGGAAATTGCAAGAATTGATAATGACGGCGTTTGGCATCCTGAACGACCAGACCCACGTCCGTCAAACTTACTCTGGCCTACTGATAAAGCTGCAAAAGTAATGGTAAATGCTATATTAAAACGAAAGAGAAATTATGTTTTCACCGGACACGGCAAAGCCTTTGTATGGGTACAACAATGGTTTCCTGGATTAATGAGATTTATAATTTCAAAAAGCCCAAAACCAGATGCCTAA
- the gcvP gene encoding aminomethyl-transferring glycine dehydrogenase produces MKTDAFALRHIGPRESDLQHMFKTIGVKDMDQLLYETFPDGIRLKQDLQLDPAMTEYEYLTHIAQLGTKNKVFKSYIGLGYHPAIVPPAIQRNIFENPGWYTAYTPYQAEIAQGRLEALLNYQTMVIELTGMEIANASLLDEGTAAAEAMTLLFDVRTRDQKKNNVNKFFVSEEILPQTLSILQTRSTPLNIELVVGNHETFDFSEDFFGAMLQYPGKYGQVFDYAGFINTAKSKEIKIAVAADILSLAKLTSPGELGADVVVGTTQRFGIPMGYGGPHAGYFATKEEYKRSMPGRIIGVSIDVNGNRALRMALGTREQHIKREKATSNICTAQVLLAVMAGMYAVYHGPKGLQYIADKVHASAVTTAKALSVIGVNQVNSAFFDTILVKADAAKVRAIAEKNEVNFFYPNNESVSISFNETTSISDINTIVAIFAEAAGKSAVHVSELATEAYLPEKLIRTSSFLQHEVFNNHHSESQLMRYIKKLERKDLSLNHSMISLGSCTMKLNAAAEMLPLSMPNWNSIHPFAPADQAQGYLTMLKKLEEQLNVVTGFQGTSLQPNSGAQGEYAGLMAIRAYHISRGEGHRNVCLIPSSAHGTNPASAAMAGMKIIVTKTTPEGNIDVEDLRARAIEHKDDLSCLMVTYPSTHGVYESSIIEVTKLIHDNGGLVYMDGANMNAQVGLTNPATIGADVCHLNLHKTFAIPHGGGGPGVGPICVNEKLVDFLPTNPVVATGGKDAISAISAAPYGSALVCLISYGYICMLGAEGLRSSTEHAILNANYMKARFEGHYPILYSGEMGRAAHEMILDCRSFKENGIEVGDIAKRLMDYGFHAPTVSFPVAGTLMVEPTESEDLAELDRFCDAMISIRKEIEAASTDDSNNPLKNAPHTLAMLTAERWDFPYSREKAAYPLEYIADNKFWPSVRRVDDAYGDRNLVCSCAPIEAYIES; encoded by the coding sequence ATGAAAACAGATGCATTTGCTTTAAGACACATCGGTCCGAGAGAATCGGATTTACAACACATGTTTAAAACCATTGGCGTTAAGGACATGGACCAATTGCTTTACGAAACTTTTCCTGACGGAATCCGTTTAAAACAAGATTTACAGTTAGACCCTGCCATGACGGAATATGAGTATTTAACTCACATAGCTCAGTTAGGCACAAAAAATAAAGTATTCAAATCATACATCGGTTTAGGATACCACCCAGCGATTGTTCCGCCGGCTATCCAAAGAAACATTTTCGAAAACCCGGGATGGTACACGGCTTATACTCCGTATCAGGCTGAAATCGCACAAGGTCGTTTAGAGGCTTTGTTGAACTACCAGACTATGGTTATCGAATTGACCGGAATGGAAATCGCCAATGCATCACTTCTTGATGAAGGAACAGCTGCAGCGGAAGCAATGACGTTACTTTTTGACGTAAGAACGCGTGACCAAAAGAAAAACAACGTTAACAAATTCTTCGTTTCGGAAGAAATTTTACCACAAACGTTATCGATTTTACAAACTCGATCGACTCCTTTAAACATTGAGTTAGTTGTCGGTAATCATGAAACTTTTGATTTCTCAGAAGATTTCTTCGGGGCAATGTTACAATATCCTGGTAAATACGGACAGGTTTTCGATTACGCAGGTTTCATCAACACCGCAAAATCAAAAGAAATTAAAATAGCCGTTGCTGCTGATATCTTATCGTTAGCAAAATTAACTTCTCCTGGAGAATTAGGTGCTGACGTAGTAGTTGGTACTACACAGCGTTTCGGTATTCCGATGGGTTACGGAGGTCCTCACGCAGGTTACTTCGCAACTAAAGAAGAGTACAAACGTTCGATGCCAGGTCGAATTATTGGAGTTTCTATCGACGTAAACGGAAACCGTGCCTTACGTATGGCATTAGGTACTCGTGAGCAACATATCAAACGTGAAAAAGCAACTTCTAACATCTGTACCGCTCAGGTATTGTTAGCGGTTATGGCGGGTATGTATGCTGTATACCACGGTCCGAAAGGACTACAGTACATCGCTGATAAAGTACACGCGTCAGCAGTTACTACAGCAAAAGCACTTTCTGTTATCGGTGTAAACCAAGTGAACTCTGCTTTCTTCGATACAATTTTAGTGAAAGCCGATGCTGCTAAAGTAAGAGCTATCGCTGAGAAAAACGAAGTAAACTTCTTCTATCCTAACAACGAAAGCGTTTCAATCTCTTTCAACGAGACGACTTCAATTTCAGATATCAACACTATCGTTGCTATTTTCGCGGAAGCGGCTGGAAAATCAGCTGTTCACGTTTCGGAATTGGCTACTGAGGCATACTTACCTGAAAAATTAATCCGTACCTCATCGTTCTTACAACACGAGGTATTCAACAACCATCATTCTGAAAGCCAGTTGATGCGTTATATCAAAAAATTAGAGCGTAAAGATTTATCATTGAACCACTCGATGATTTCTTTAGGTTCTTGTACGATGAAATTGAACGCTGCTGCAGAAATGTTGCCGCTTTCAATGCCAAACTGGAACAGCATCCACCCGTTCGCTCCGGCAGATCAGGCACAAGGTTACCTGACAATGCTTAAGAAATTAGAAGAGCAATTGAACGTGGTTACCGGTTTCCAAGGAACATCGTTACAGCCAAACTCGGGAGCACAAGGTGAATACGCAGGATTGATGGCAATTCGCGCTTACCACATCTCTCGCGGTGAAGGACACCGTAACGTATGTTTGATCCCATCTTCTGCTCACGGAACCAACCCGGCTTCTGCAGCTATGGCGGGAATGAAAATCATCGTTACTAAAACTACTCCGGAAGGAAACATCGACGTAGAAGATTTAAGAGCAAGAGCTATCGAGCACAAAGACGATTTGTCTTGTTTGATGGTAACGTACCCTTCTACTCACGGGGTTTACGAATCATCTATCATTGAAGTTACTAAATTAATCCACGACAACGGCGGATTAGTATATATGGACGGTGCAAACATGAACGCGCAGGTTGGATTAACAAATCCGGCTACTATTGGTGCTGACGTTTGTCACTTGAACCTACACAAAACATTCGCTATCCCTCACGGTGGTGGCGGACCTGGAGTTGGACCAATCTGTGTAAACGAGAAATTGGTTGACTTCTTACCAACTAACCCGGTTGTGGCTACAGGCGGTAAAGACGCTATCTCTGCTATCTCTGCCGCTCCTTACGGTTCTGCTTTGGTATGTTTGATTTCTTACGGTTACATCTGTATGTTAGGTGCTGAAGGTCTACGTTCTTCTACCGAGCATGCTATTTTAAATGCAAACTACATGAAAGCGCGTTTCGAAGGCCACTACCCTATCCTTTATTCAGGAGAAATGGGACGTGCAGCTCACGAAATGATCCTGGATTGTCGTTCATTCAAAGAAAACGGAATCGAAGTAGGTGATATCGCAAAACGTTTAATGGACTATGGTTTCCACGCGCCAACAGTATCGTTCCCGGTAGCGGGTACTTTAATGGTTGAGCCTACTGAATCTGAAGATTTAGCTGAGTTAGACCGTTTCTGTGATGCGATGATTTCCATCAGAAAAGAAATCGAAGCTGCTTCTACAGATGACTCTAACAACCCATTGAAAAATGCTCCTCACACGTTAGCCATGCTAACTGCTGAGCGTTGGGACTTCCCTTACTCAAGAGAGAAAGCGGCATATCCGTTGGAATATATCGCAGACAACAAATTCTGGCCTTCTGTTCGTCGTGTAGACGATGCTTACGGTGACAGAAACCTTGTTTGTTCTTGTGCACCGATCGAAGCTTATATCGAGAGCTAG
- a CDS encoding serine hydrolase domain-containing protein, with translation MSTKLHRYFLAQIILAVSLYCSAQSSTKLTRSLDSLVNSEMQKQNFPGLSLAVVRDGKIEYVKGYGFSNIEHQVPVKPETIFQSGSLGKQFAAFAVMLLVEDGKMTLDDRLTKYFPDAPAEWNAITIKNLLTHTSGFGEYTDGFDLKKDYTEDNLYRIFREKPLKFAPGEKSDYSNMGYATLGIIISKVTGDFYGNFLKQRIFDPLGMSTARVISESDIIVNRAAGYRMVNGEIKNQEWVSPSVNSTADGSLYLTALDMAKWEAGLNAGKLLKRESYEAIFSPVKLNDGTTFPYGFGWRINTLNGKRIFDHDGTWQGFESTIIRYPEKKITVIVFANLIRTNTNRIAKRTMELYQPELKITKLKPIKDNEPKVTALVKDFVTRVIEKTLVADMFTPELGAEFIPQSEKTSAYLKKQVIFNGLELLDRKNLDSKTRMYHYRLHFSKESIEILVTLTKNNKISGIEGR, from the coding sequence ATGAGTACAAAATTACATAGGTATTTCCTAGCTCAAATTATTCTCGCAGTGAGTTTATATTGTTCCGCTCAATCTTCAACTAAATTGACGCGCAGTTTGGATTCCTTGGTTAATTCAGAAATGCAAAAGCAGAATTTCCCTGGACTTTCACTCGCAGTCGTAAGAGACGGAAAAATTGAATATGTGAAGGGTTATGGTTTTTCCAACATAGAGCATCAAGTACCAGTTAAGCCCGAAACGATATTTCAATCTGGCTCCCTGGGAAAACAATTTGCGGCATTCGCAGTTATGCTTTTGGTAGAAGACGGAAAAATGACATTAGATGACCGGCTTACAAAATATTTCCCCGATGCTCCTGCGGAATGGAATGCTATTACGATCAAAAACCTCTTGACACACACTTCGGGATTTGGCGAATACACAGACGGCTTTGACTTAAAGAAAGATTATACTGAGGATAATCTGTATCGGATTTTCAGAGAGAAGCCCTTAAAGTTTGCACCTGGTGAAAAGTCGGATTATAGCAACATGGGTTATGCAACACTCGGGATAATAATAAGTAAGGTTACCGGCGACTTTTACGGCAATTTTTTAAAACAACGTATTTTTGATCCGTTGGGAATGAGTACTGCAAGGGTCATATCCGAAAGCGACATCATTGTCAATCGCGCTGCCGGATACAGAATGGTCAATGGTGAAATAAAGAATCAGGAATGGGTTTCACCATCAGTTAACTCAACAGCCGATGGCTCGCTTTATTTAACCGCACTTGATATGGCAAAATGGGAAGCAGGACTAAATGCAGGGAAATTGTTAAAAAGAGAAAGTTACGAGGCAATATTTTCACCCGTAAAACTTAATGACGGCACTACTTTCCCTTATGGTTTTGGATGGAGAATCAATACTTTAAACGGCAAACGCATATTCGATCATGACGGCACTTGGCAAGGCTTTGAATCAACCATTATACGGTATCCCGAAAAAAAAATAACGGTTATTGTTTTTGCGAACTTAATACGAACCAATACCAATAGAATTGCTAAAAGAACTATGGAGTTATATCAGCCAGAACTCAAAATAACAAAGTTAAAACCTATTAAAGACAACGAACCAAAAGTTACAGCCTTGGTTAAAGATTTTGTCACGAGGGTGATTGAAAAAACGCTGGTAGCAGATATGTTCACACCTGAGCTTGGAGCAGAATTCATACCCCAGTCCGAAAAGACGTCTGCATACTTGAAAAAACAAGTAATCTTTAACGGTTTAGAGCTGCTTGACCGAAAGAATCTGGACAGTAAAACCAGAATGTACCATTACCGATTGCATTTCAGCAAAGAGTCCATAGAAATACTGGTAACCTTAACGAAAAACAATAAAATTTCAGGAATAGAGGGAAGATAG
- a CDS encoding 3-oxoacyl-ACP synthase III family protein: protein MTIKITGSGSYIPTQVVTNTDFARHQFLNEDGSTFAVPNDVIAEKFLDITGIEERRYVENNLNTSDIAFFAAEKAIKDANLDPETLDYIIMAHNFGDVRHGAIQSDTVPSIASRVKNKLKIKNPKCVAYDVMFGCPGWIEGMIQAQAFIRAGMAKKCLVIGAETLSRVVDIHDRDSMIYSDGAGATVLEETEGNDGILSHETASFTYEESNFLFFEKSYNKDHNPDVRYIKMYGRKIYEFALSQVPAAMKSCLEKSGIQIADLKKILIHQANEKMDEAIVQRFYKLHQLTPPENVMPMNIKKLGNSSVATVPTLYDLILKGEIENQELNKGDVILFASVGAGMNINAFVYRF, encoded by the coding sequence ATGACCATAAAAATAACGGGATCAGGAAGTTACATCCCAACACAAGTTGTTACGAATACCGATTTTGCACGTCATCAGTTTCTAAATGAGGACGGCTCCACTTTTGCTGTTCCCAATGATGTAATTGCCGAAAAATTTTTGGACATCACCGGAATTGAGGAACGCCGCTATGTAGAAAATAATTTAAACACTTCTGATATTGCCTTCTTTGCGGCCGAAAAAGCCATCAAAGACGCCAATCTGGATCCGGAAACACTGGATTACATTATCATGGCGCATAATTTTGGCGATGTCAGACACGGTGCCATTCAAAGTGATACGGTGCCCAGTATTGCATCACGCGTTAAAAACAAACTGAAAATAAAAAACCCAAAATGTGTCGCTTACGATGTTATGTTCGGTTGCCCGGGCTGGATCGAAGGCATGATTCAGGCACAAGCGTTCATCAGAGCCGGCATGGCCAAAAAATGTCTGGTAATCGGGGCTGAAACCCTTTCCAGAGTGGTGGACATACACGACAGGGACAGCATGATTTATTCTGATGGTGCGGGCGCTACTGTTCTGGAGGAAACGGAAGGTAACGACGGAATACTTTCCCACGAAACCGCTTCTTTCACGTATGAAGAAAGCAACTTTTTATTCTTCGAAAAATCCTACAACAAAGACCATAACCCCGATGTCCGCTACATCAAAATGTATGGGCGTAAGATTTATGAGTTTGCATTGAGCCAGGTACCGGCAGCCATGAAATCCTGCCTGGAAAAAAGCGGTATCCAAATCGCCGACTTAAAAAAGATCCTGATCCATCAGGCAAATGAAAAAATGGACGAAGCCATCGTACAGCGTTTCTATAAATTACATCAGCTTACACCTCCTGAGAATGTAATGCCGATGAACATTAAAAAACTAGGCAACAGCAGTGTGGCTACCGTTCCTACCCTATACGATTTAATCCTGAAAGGCGAAATTGAAAATCAGGAGCTGAACAAGGGCGACGTAATTCTATTTGCTTCGGTAGGTGCAGGAATGAACATTAATGCGTTTGTGTATCGTTTTTAG
- a CDS encoding DUF1801 domain-containing protein gives MNSEIQAFNDKQIVGDKEICDLLANIIDSELTEAESKIWHAHPVWFLDGNPIVGYSKQKKGIRLMFWSGADFDEVGLNVKGEKFKDASIFYNKLSDINTDDLKRWLIKSKEIQWDYKNIVKRKGILIKLK, from the coding sequence ATGAACTCAGAAATTCAAGCATTTAACGACAAGCAAATAGTAGGTGACAAAGAAATTTGTGACTTGCTTGCCAATATCATTGACAGCGAACTAACCGAAGCTGAAAGCAAAATTTGGCACGCACATCCTGTCTGGTTCTTGGACGGCAACCCGATTGTTGGTTACAGCAAACAGAAAAAGGGAATTAGACTGATGTTTTGGAGCGGTGCTGACTTTGACGAAGTCGGACTTAATGTTAAAGGTGAGAAATTCAAAGACGCTTCAATTTTTTACAACAAACTATCTGATATCAACACTGACGACTTAAAAAGATGGCTGATTAAATCAAAGGAAATTCAATGGGATTATAAAAATATAGTGAAGAGAAAAGGAATACTCATAAAATTAAAATAA
- a CDS encoding T9SS type A sorting domain-containing protein: protein MKITKTLLTISILLFKSIAGFAQWSTDTSINNPIGTEQRDQTAPRIVSDGNGGVIIAWVDFRQSTTNSNIWAQRIDSNGVTQWLTSGVSICTALNNQDQVEIISDGNGGAIIVWSDRRYNSTYTDIFAQKINAAGVVQWTTNGVGICYAPNHNYNPQIIADGNGGAIITWMDNRTDGRGDIYAQSINSSGVVQWTTNGIAICNIPDKESDLSDYPAIVSDGNNGAIITWADFRNGLNWDIYAQRVNSSGAIQWSDNGIVICDAANHQPDPTIISDNNGGAIIVWSDERNSGTSTDVYDIYAQRVNSNGIAQWETNGITICSSLNSQQNPVLISDGNGGAIIAWEDFRSSNDSPDLYAQRINSSGGAQWTTNGVPISTAADDQWLGNIIPDGNGGAIIAWQDERLGSSSADIYAQRINPNGAVQWTTNGAPISTAANIQRNPYLASDGNGGAIIAWEDYRTGTNYDVYAQRINMVGNLSTETVSYMNNSFVKAFPNPSNGRITFQSTEIFSDVYIINQLGETVYKETSVNNHKKELDLTNLSDGIYIYKTISNGNIISNGKLIIAH, encoded by the coding sequence ATGAAAATTACCAAAACGCTATTAACAATCTCAATCCTTCTATTTAAAAGTATAGCTGGTTTTGCACAATGGAGTACAGACACAAGTATAAATAATCCTATCGGTACCGAACAAAGAGATCAAACTGCTCCAAGAATAGTTTCAGACGGCAATGGCGGAGTCATAATTGCATGGGTCGACTTCCGACAAAGTACAACTAACAGCAACATATGGGCTCAACGTATTGATTCTAATGGAGTAACACAATGGCTTACTAGTGGCGTTTCAATTTGCACAGCATTAAATAACCAAGACCAAGTAGAAATTATTTCTGATGGCAATGGAGGAGCTATTATTGTATGGAGTGATAGAAGATACAATAGTACTTACACGGATATATTCGCACAAAAAATCAACGCTGCAGGAGTTGTCCAATGGACAACCAATGGTGTCGGCATTTGTTACGCACCAAATCATAATTATAATCCGCAAATAATTGCAGACGGCAATGGAGGTGCCATTATTACGTGGATGGATAATAGAACTGATGGTCGTGGAGATATATATGCTCAATCCATTAACTCTTCAGGAGTGGTACAATGGACAACTAACGGAATTGCTATCTGCAACATTCCTGATAAGGAAAGTGATTTAAGTGATTATCCAGCAATAGTTTCAGATGGAAATAATGGTGCAATAATTACATGGGCTGACTTCAGAAATGGCTTGAACTGGGATATATACGCGCAACGTGTTAATTCTTCTGGAGCTATTCAATGGTCTGACAATGGAATCGTTATCTGTGATGCTGCAAATCATCAGCCTGATCCTACTATTATTTCAGATAATAATGGAGGCGCTATAATTGTATGGAGTGATGAAAGAAATTCAGGTACCAGTACTGACGTCTACGACATTTACGCTCAGCGGGTAAATTCAAATGGAATTGCACAATGGGAAACTAATGGCATTACCATTTGCTCCTCTTTAAATTCTCAACAAAATCCCGTTTTAATTTCAGATGGAAACGGTGGTGCTATAATAGCATGGGAAGATTTTAGATCATCGAATGATTCGCCTGACTTATATGCTCAGCGAATTAATTCGTCTGGAGGCGCACAATGGACAACTAATGGGGTTCCTATCTCAACAGCAGCGGATGATCAATGGCTTGGAAACATTATCCCTGATGGAAATGGTGGCGCTATAATTGCATGGCAAGATGAGAGACTCGGTTCTTCTTCTGCTGATATATATGCGCAACGTATTAATCCTAATGGAGCTGTACAGTGGACAACAAATGGTGCCCCAATTAGTACTGCTGCTAACATTCAAAGAAATCCCTATCTAGCTTCGGATGGCAATGGCGGGGCTATTATTGCATGGGAGGACTATAGAACCGGAACAAATTATGATGTATATGCTCAACGCATTAATATGGTTGGAAATCTATCCACTGAAACAGTATCCTATATGAATAATTCTTTTGTAAAGGCCTTTCCAAACCCTTCTAATGGCAGGATTACATTTCAGTCAACAGAGATTTTTTCCGATGTTTATATAATAAATCAACTGGGAGAAACAGTGTATAAAGAAACTTCAGTAAACAACCACAAAAAAGAACTTGATCTGACGAATTTATCAGACGGCATTTATATCTATAAAACAATTTCTAACGGGAACATAATTTCAAACGGGAAACTGATTATTGCACATTAA